A genome region from Trachemys scripta elegans isolate TJP31775 chromosome 2, CAS_Tse_1.0, whole genome shotgun sequence includes the following:
- the GFOD1 gene encoding glucose-fructose oxidoreductase domain-containing protein 1 isoform X2: MMSAAHYYPKLMSIMGNVLRFLPAFVKMKQLIQEGYVGELLVCEVQVHSGSLLGKKYNWSCDDLMGGGGLHSVGTYIIDLLTFLTSQKAVKVHGLLKTFVKQTDHIKGIRQITSDDFCTFQMVLEGGVCCTVTLNFNVPGEFKQDIIMVGSTGRLIVIGTDLYGQSNSSPQRELLLKDSMPVSNSLLPEKAFSDIPSPYLQGTIKMVQAIRQAFEDQDDRRTWDGRPLTMAATFDDCLYALCVVDTIKKSNQLGEWQNIAIMTEEPELSPAYLISEAMRRSRMSLYC, translated from the coding sequence ATGATGTCTGCGGCCCATTATTACCCCAAGCTCATGAGCATCATGGGGAACGTTCTCCGCTTCCTGCCTGCCTTTGTGAAAATGAAGCAGCTGATTCAGGAGGGCTAtgtgggggagctgctggtgtgCGAGGTGCAGGTGCACAGCGGAAGTCTGCTGGGCAAGAAGTACAACTGGAGCTGTGATGAcctgatggggggcgggggtttgcaCTCGGTCGGTACCTATATCATCGACCTCTTGACCTTCCTCACCAGCCAGAAGGCTGTGAAAGTGCATGGGCTGCTCAAGACCTTTGTGAAACAGACAGACCACATCAAGGGAATACGTCAGATCACCAGTGATGACTTTTGCACGTTTCAAATGGTTCTGGaaggaggggtgtgctgcactGTGACCCTTAACTTCAATGTCCCTGGGGAATTCAAACAGGATATTATTATGGTAGGTTCAACTGGTCGACTGATTGTAATAGGCACTGATCTGTATGGGCAGAGCAACAGCTCTCCTCAAAGAGAGCTCCTTCTAAAGGACTCTATGCCAGTCAGCAACTCCTTACTGCCTGAGAAAGCATTCAGTGATATCCCATCCCCATACCTTCAGGGCACTATTAAGATGGTACAGGCCATCCGGCAAGCGTTTGAGGACCAGGATGACAGGAGAACCTGGGATGGGAGGCCCCTCACCATGGCTGCGACTTTCGATGACTGCCTGTATGCCTTGTGCGTAGTGgacaccattaaaaagtcaaatcAACTAGGGGAATGGCAGAACATTGCAATCATGACAGAAGAGCCTGAGCTGAGCCCTGCATACCTGATCAGTGAAGCCATGCGTAGGAGCAGAATGTCTCTGTACTGCTAG